One genomic window of Sporosarcina ureae includes the following:
- a CDS encoding GNAT family N-acetyltransferase: protein MNLIRFKKAQEKIAMGFLSYIPSEKMLCKLQETVQQYLCDEQWQLFLYKEAEDYIGLIGVEVNDNDKMYTVQHISVNPSFRGEGIAFKMVKELQEIYPGYGCKSTDFTEPFIQSCLRKEEGADL from the coding sequence TTGAATCTAATTCGTTTTAAGAAGGCACAAGAGAAAATTGCTATGGGCTTTTTATCTTATATCCCTAGTGAGAAGATGTTATGCAAATTGCAAGAGACTGTTCAGCAATATCTATGTGATGAACAGTGGCAGCTATTTCTTTACAAAGAAGCAGAAGATTACATCGGATTAATAGGGGTAGAAGTCAACGACAATGACAAGATGTACACTGTTCAGCATATTTCAGTCAATCCATCTTTTCGTGGAGAAGGAATTGCATTTAAGATGGTGAAGGAATTGCAGGAGATCTATCCAGGATATGGCTGTAAAAGTACTGACTTTACAGAGCCATTTATACAAAGTTGTTTAAGAAAAGAAGAAGGCGCAGATCTTTAA
- a CDS encoding NUDIX hydrolase: MKFEERTLSTEQIFTGKIISVQVDEVELPDGKLAKRELVKHPGAVAIIALTEDKKIVLVEQYRKPLERTMLEIPAGKIEPGEEPKLTAIRELEEETAYRAHSFEYLQTFSTSPGFADEIIHLYIAKDLEKVEQPAIGDEDEFIEVLEVTVEEAEELIANERIYDAKTVAAVWYVKNL; the protein is encoded by the coding sequence ATGAAGTTTGAAGAAAGAACCCTCTCAACAGAACAGATCTTTACAGGTAAAATCATTTCGGTACAAGTAGACGAAGTAGAATTGCCTGATGGAAAACTAGCAAAAAGAGAATTAGTAAAACATCCAGGAGCCGTGGCGATTATCGCATTGACTGAAGATAAAAAAATCGTGTTAGTTGAACAGTACAGAAAGCCTTTGGAACGAACGATGCTAGAAATACCGGCAGGCAAGATTGAACCGGGCGAAGAACCTAAGCTAACGGCGATTCGTGAACTGGAAGAAGAGACAGCGTACCGTGCACATTCATTCGAATATTTGCAGACATTCTCGACTTCTCCAGGTTTCGCGGATGAAATCATTCACTTATACATAGCAAAAGATCTTGAGAAAGTGGAACAACCTGCTATAGGAGATGAAGATGAATTCATTGAAGTGCTGGAAGTAACTGTTGAAGAGGCAGAGGAGTTAATTGCGAATGAACGGATTTATGATGCGAAGACAGTTGCGGCTGTCTGGTATGTAAAAAACCTATAA
- a CDS encoding pyrimidine-nucleoside phosphorylase: MRMVDIIENKRDGKELNKEQIEFFVTGYTEGSIPDYQASAFLMAIYFKGMTTEEQGYLTMAMAESGDQIDLSAIEGVKVDKHSTGGVGDTTTLILAPLVAACGVPVAKMSGRGLGHTGGTLDKLEAIEGFHVEISTERFIQQVNDLKIAVIGQSGNLTPADKKLYALRDVTATVNSIPLIASSIMSKKLAAGADAIVLDVKTGAGAFMKTLEDSKRLADAMTAIGNEVGRNTSAIISDMNQPLGLAIGNALEVKEAIETLRGKGPADLTELCLVLGSKMLLAANKAETEEDARKQLQNVVENGDALRLFGELIKAQGGNEKVIENTNLLPQAQYQIEVPAIESGYVSKIDADEIGVAAMHLGAGRATKEDVIDLAVGIVLRKKIGDFVKKGEALAILHANTEQVDDSIQLLQTHMHISKEKIAAPPLIHSL; this comes from the coding sequence CTGCGAATGGTGGATATCATTGAAAACAAGCGAGACGGAAAGGAACTAAACAAAGAACAGATCGAGTTTTTTGTGACGGGTTATACGGAGGGCTCAATCCCAGATTATCAGGCGAGTGCTTTCTTGATGGCCATTTACTTTAAGGGTATGACTACAGAAGAACAAGGCTACTTAACGATGGCCATGGCGGAGTCTGGCGATCAAATCGATTTATCTGCAATTGAAGGAGTGAAGGTAGACAAACACTCAACAGGCGGAGTAGGTGATACTACGACACTTATTTTGGCGCCACTTGTCGCAGCATGCGGTGTACCAGTTGCTAAAATGAGTGGCCGGGGACTAGGCCATACAGGGGGCACACTTGATAAGCTAGAAGCAATTGAAGGCTTCCACGTAGAGATTTCTACCGAACGATTTATTCAACAGGTCAATGATTTGAAAATCGCTGTAATCGGCCAAAGTGGCAATTTGACACCAGCTGATAAAAAACTATATGCGTTAAGGGATGTCACAGCGACCGTCAACAGCATTCCACTGATTGCAAGCTCAATTATGAGTAAAAAGTTGGCGGCGGGCGCAGATGCTATCGTACTAGACGTCAAGACAGGCGCAGGAGCTTTCATGAAAACATTGGAAGACTCAAAGCGATTGGCAGATGCCATGACGGCGATCGGCAATGAAGTTGGAAGAAACACAAGTGCTATTATTTCGGATATGAACCAACCCCTAGGACTTGCGATAGGTAATGCTCTGGAAGTAAAAGAAGCGATTGAAACACTGCGAGGAAAAGGTCCAGCCGATCTAACGGAGCTGTGTTTAGTTCTTGGTAGCAAGATGTTGCTGGCAGCGAACAAAGCAGAAACTGAAGAAGACGCACGCAAACAACTACAGAATGTCGTAGAAAACGGTGACGCACTGCGTTTGTTCGGTGAGTTAATCAAAGCACAAGGCGGCAACGAAAAAGTCATTGAGAATACAAATCTATTGCCGCAAGCACAGTATCAAATTGAAGTTCCCGCTATTGAAAGCGGCTATGTATCCAAAATCGATGCCGATGAAATAGGTGTTGCCGCTATGCATCTTGGAGCGGGTCGTGCAACAAAAGAAGACGTCATTGATCTCGCGGTCGGGATTGTGCTGCGCAAGAAAATAGGGGACTTTGTAAAAAAGGGAGAGGCACTCGCTATTCTCCATGCAAACACAGAACAAGTGGATGATTCGATCCAACTGCTGCAAACTCATATGCATATTTCAAAGGAAAAAATAGCAGCACCACCGCTTATACATTCCTTGTAA
- a CDS encoding SigF/SigG family RNA polymerase sporulation sigma factor, producing the protein MEASVEKQHALLSQEKMRELIKESQAGDKEARRMMVEGNTRLVWSIVQRFASRGADLEDLFQIGCIGLMKSIDKFDLSYEVKFSTYAVPMIVGEIQRYLRDDGMVKVGRTIRELSYKIRHATDDFFKKNGRSPSISEMAEILEVKQEDIILASDALRDPASLHEQLYESDGDSLTLMDQLRDDRSERVFDHIPLRDVITRLNKRDQTIIYMRYYLDYTQSDIAKRIGISQVQVSRLEKKILAQMKTWMGADAEDALEKARRP; encoded by the coding sequence ATGGAAGCATCTGTTGAGAAGCAACACGCTCTATTGTCACAAGAAAAAATGCGAGAACTCATCAAAGAATCACAAGCGGGTGACAAAGAAGCTAGACGAATGATGGTAGAAGGCAATACAAGACTTGTGTGGTCCATCGTTCAACGCTTCGCTTCGCGTGGTGCGGATTTAGAAGATTTATTTCAAATAGGCTGCATTGGCTTGATGAAATCAATAGATAAGTTCGATCTATCCTATGAGGTGAAGTTTTCAACGTATGCTGTACCGATGATCGTCGGAGAAATACAACGTTATTTACGTGACGATGGAATGGTGAAAGTAGGACGCACCATTCGTGAGTTAAGTTATAAAATTCGTCACGCAACCGATGATTTCTTTAAGAAAAACGGACGTTCACCATCTATTTCGGAAATGGCGGAAATATTAGAAGTGAAACAAGAAGATATTATTCTAGCTTCAGATGCGCTCCGTGATCCCGCCTCGCTACATGAACAATTGTATGAGAGTGATGGGGATAGCTTAACGTTAATGGATCAACTTCGAGACGATAGATCAGAGAGGGTATTCGATCATATTCCGTTACGAGATGTCATTACACGGTTGAATAAACGTGATCAGACAATCATTTATATGCGCTATTATTTAGATTACACACAAAGTGATATTGCGAAACGAATCGGAATATCACAAGTTCAAGTATCACGGTTGGAAAAGAAAATACTAGCTCAAATGAAAACATGGATGGGCGCAGATGCCGAAGATGCGCTCGAGAAGGCGAGGAGACCGTAA
- the deoB gene encoding phosphopentomutase: MEKFRYNRIHLIVLDSVGIGEAPDAEAFGDVGSNTLGHIGEEMDGLKLPNLERLGLANIAPIKGLAPQKEAQGYYTKMQEASVGKDTMTGHWEIMGLRIDDAFKVYPNGFPKELIDELELKTGRKVIGNKPASGTEIIDELGEEHMNTGALIVYTSGDPVLQIAAHEEIIPIEEQYRICEIARELTLQPEFLVGRVIARPFVGEPGTFTRTTNRHDYALKPFGKTVMNELQDKGYDVFAIGKIADIYNGEGVTEAVRTTGNMDGVDQLVSVMKKEFEGLSFVNLVDFDALYGHRRDPIGYGNALEEFDARLPEIMDAMQPDDLLIITADHGNDPVHEGTDHTREYVPLLVYSPSNKGAGQLPIRKTFSDVGATIAENFQVDKPEHGESFLSALVKED, from the coding sequence ATGGAGAAATTTCGTTATAATCGTATTCATTTAATCGTACTTGACTCAGTAGGGATTGGCGAAGCACCTGATGCTGAAGCTTTTGGCGATGTTGGATCTAATACGCTTGGACATATCGGTGAAGAAATGGATGGATTGAAACTACCGAATTTGGAACGTCTCGGTCTTGCGAATATTGCACCAATTAAAGGTCTCGCACCACAAAAAGAAGCACAAGGATATTACACAAAGATGCAAGAAGCATCTGTCGGTAAAGATACGATGACAGGGCATTGGGAAATCATGGGCTTGCGTATCGATGATGCATTTAAAGTGTATCCGAATGGTTTTCCCAAAGAACTTATAGATGAATTGGAATTAAAAACGGGTAGAAAAGTTATCGGAAATAAACCGGCAAGCGGTACGGAAATTATCGATGAACTAGGTGAAGAGCATATGAACACAGGAGCTCTCATCGTTTACACGTCTGGCGACCCTGTCCTGCAAATTGCAGCACATGAAGAAATTATTCCAATTGAAGAGCAATATCGAATTTGTGAAATCGCAAGAGAACTTACATTGCAACCTGAATTCTTAGTCGGTCGTGTGATTGCGCGTCCATTTGTTGGGGAACCGGGTACCTTCACACGGACTACAAACCGTCATGATTATGCATTGAAGCCATTTGGTAAAACGGTAATGAATGAATTGCAAGATAAAGGCTATGACGTTTTCGCCATCGGTAAAATTGCGGATATTTACAATGGTGAAGGGGTGACTGAAGCAGTTCGTACAACAGGGAACATGGATGGTGTAGATCAGCTTGTCTCGGTGATGAAAAAAGAATTTGAAGGCCTTAGTTTCGTTAATCTAGTAGACTTCGATGCATTATATGGTCATCGTCGCGATCCGATTGGTTACGGTAATGCACTTGAAGAATTTGATGCACGTTTGCCTGAAATTATGGATGCAATGCAACCGGACGATTTACTGATCATCACAGCGGACCATGGAAATGATCCAGTTCATGAGGGTACGGATCATACAAGAGAATATGTACCGTTACTCGTCTACTCTCCTTCCAACAAAGGAGCAGGGCAATTGCCCATCCGTAAAACATTCTCTGATGTCGGGGCGACGATTGCAGAAAATTTCCAAGTAGATAAACCTGAACATGGTGAAAGTTTCTTGTCTGCATTAGTTAAGGAGGATTAA
- the xerD gene encoding site-specific tyrosine recombinase XerD — translation MKDAQFALEDYVHFLTVERQLAQNTVKSYQRDLTAYIRYIASLNLETVNSIERTMVLQYLQKLKDSGKSSRTLSRHISSIRSFHQFLVREQITTHDCTIHIELPKIEQKLPDVLSIPEIERLIHAVDGHTSQGMRDIALLELLYGTGMRVSELIAIDLADLHLTMGFVRVFGKGSKERIVPLGRSAIDACTLYLNEGRPKFISDTEALFLNMHGRRLTRQGCWKILKEAGVKAGIQKVISPHLLRHSFATHLIENGADLRAVQEMLGHADISTTQLYTHVSKKRLKDVYSQYHPRA, via the coding sequence ATGAAAGATGCACAGTTTGCATTGGAGGATTATGTGCACTTTTTAACAGTTGAAAGACAATTGGCTCAAAATACGGTGAAGTCGTATCAACGCGATCTGACAGCCTATATACGTTACATCGCAAGTTTAAATTTAGAAACAGTTAATTCTATTGAACGCACGATGGTTCTGCAATACTTGCAGAAGTTGAAAGATAGTGGTAAATCCAGTCGTACCCTCTCCCGACATATTTCCTCCATTCGTTCGTTCCATCAATTTTTAGTAAGAGAACAAATCACGACACATGATTGCACGATTCATATCGAATTGCCTAAAATTGAACAAAAGCTGCCGGATGTCCTCTCTATACCTGAAATAGAACGATTGATCCATGCCGTTGATGGCCATACTTCACAAGGTATGCGCGATATTGCATTGCTTGAATTGTTATACGGGACTGGAATGAGGGTAAGTGAATTGATAGCGATTGATTTGGCCGATCTTCATTTGACCATGGGGTTTGTGCGGGTATTTGGAAAAGGCAGTAAGGAACGAATCGTGCCACTTGGACGTTCAGCAATCGATGCCTGTACTTTGTATTTAAATGAAGGGCGTCCTAAGTTCATCAGTGATACTGAAGCGTTGTTCCTCAACATGCATGGCAGACGGCTGACAAGACAAGGATGTTGGAAGATCTTGAAAGAGGCAGGAGTGAAGGCGGGAATTCAGAAAGTCATTTCACCGCATTTATTGCGCCACTCATTCGCCACACATTTGATTGAAAATGGAGCAGACTTGCGCGCAGTTCAGGAAATGCTCGGACATGCCGATATTTCCACGACGCAACTCTACACGCATGTCAGCAAAAAACGCTTGAAAGATGTCTACAGTCAATATCATCCTAGAGCGTAA
- a CDS encoding aldo/keto reductase encodes MKKRIIGSSSLLVSEIGLGCMSLPTELESARSVLDEAVDHGINYFDTADLYDKGTNEELIGKVLKEKRQDLIIATKAGNKWQGEDSWIWDSSKAHIMDAVKQSLRRLQLEHIDLYQLHGGTMEDDVEETIEAFDTLKKEGIIREYGISSIRPTVIERFLSTSQAVSVMMQYNLLDRRPEEYFSLIAEKGASVVARGTLAKGLLTNEGVERAKNLNGFVSYSQFELQQTVQTLSNETIDLQAYAIAFVLKEPAVASALIGSRTQEQLRESLKAYDSPIDSQLLTILTNKTEPHQYEQHRV; translated from the coding sequence ATGAAGAAGCGTATAATAGGTTCTAGTAGTTTACTTGTTTCCGAAATTGGACTAGGTTGCATGTCATTACCGACTGAACTTGAATCGGCTCGTTCCGTACTTGATGAAGCAGTAGATCATGGTATCAACTACTTCGATACAGCAGATCTTTACGATAAAGGAACAAACGAAGAACTTATAGGAAAAGTATTGAAAGAAAAACGTCAAGATTTGATCATCGCGACGAAAGCCGGTAACAAGTGGCAGGGAGAAGATTCCTGGATATGGGATTCTTCAAAAGCCCATATTATGGACGCTGTAAAACAAAGTTTACGACGTTTACAACTCGAACATATCGACTTGTACCAACTTCACGGTGGTACGATGGAAGATGATGTGGAAGAAACAATTGAAGCATTTGACACATTAAAAAAAGAAGGCATCATACGTGAATATGGTATCTCAAGTATCCGCCCCACTGTAATCGAACGTTTTCTGAGTACTAGCCAAGCAGTTTCCGTCATGATGCAGTACAACTTGCTGGATCGCCGTCCTGAAGAATACTTTTCTTTGATTGCTGAAAAAGGTGCATCTGTTGTCGCTAGAGGGACGTTGGCAAAGGGTTTACTTACGAATGAAGGCGTGGAGCGTGCGAAGAATTTGAATGGCTTTGTATCTTATTCACAGTTTGAATTACAGCAGACAGTTCAGACACTTTCTAATGAAACGATTGACTTACAAGCATATGCCATTGCCTTTGTACTTAAAGAGCCCGCTGTAGCATCGGCTTTGATTGGTTCCAGAACACAAGAGCAACTTCGAGAGTCATTAAAAGCTTATGACTCGCCAATAGATTCACAATTGCTGACGATTTTAACAAACAAAACAGAGCCACATCAATATGAACAACATCGCGTGTAA
- the spoIIAB gene encoding anti-sigma F factor, translating into MKNEMTLSFLAIEQNEALARMALTCFIAPLDPTLEELSEFKTIVSEAVTNAIIHGYECDGKSMVKIHATIDDRTVKMTVTDEGMGIFDIEQAMEPMFTTKPQMERSGMGFTIMESFSDGIRVDSTLGNGTIVTFEKNFSPVTEVSRMR; encoded by the coding sequence ATGAAAAATGAAATGACCTTGTCGTTTCTAGCGATAGAACAAAATGAAGCACTTGCCAGAATGGCACTCACCTGTTTTATCGCACCATTGGATCCGACACTGGAAGAACTTTCGGAATTTAAAACAATTGTTTCGGAAGCTGTTACGAATGCGATTATCCACGGTTACGAATGCGATGGTAAAAGTATGGTGAAGATCCATGCAACGATTGACGACCGCACAGTAAAAATGACGGTAACAGATGAGGGAATGGGTATCTTCGACATTGAGCAAGCAATGGAGCCGATGTTTACGACCAAACCACAAATGGAGCGCTCCGGTATGGGCTTTACGATCATGGAAAGTTTCTCGGACGGTATCCGTGTAGATTCTACCCTTGGAAATGGGACAATCGTGACATTTGAGAAGAATTTTTCTCCAGTCACAGAAGTAAGTAGAATGAGGTGA
- a CDS encoding spore germination protein, translating into MTDTLFTSIREGERWFINQFGEDETFDATKRLIHLWDKEILLLYMNGLVDGEVLTTLLTEMQYRNDLYTSEPIENIDRALMDYFPYHSLEIVKDEDQLAKVILSGLAVFIMKDGFTFALDVRSYPGRNPEEPDTEKVIRGSRDGFTENILTNTALIRRRLRTTELRFEMHETSVKGKTDIAIAFMKGAANEEHLNFVRERLDALKTDGLTMTDKSLEEFLFKQGFHPMPFVRYTERADICAAHLLEGHIAIIVDTSPSVILVPVTLVHHLQHAEEYRQAPLIGTFIRMVRFIGTFFSLVMLPFWYLMSVEKQFVPEAIKYIGPNDWGEVPLFVQLLIADVGIEVLRMAAIHTPTPLSTAMGLVAAIVIGQVAIDVGLFSSEVVLYVAVSAILTFAIPSFELSITTKVFRVFLLVATALLGAPGFFIALALIYYYLCSLKPMNVPYLWPFTPFFPKALLRVLIRFPMTIDDPRPFITESPNRDRMS; encoded by the coding sequence TTGACCGATACACTATTTACGTCCATACGAGAAGGGGAAAGGTGGTTCATCAACCAGTTTGGCGAAGACGAAACATTTGATGCGACTAAACGGTTGATCCACCTATGGGATAAAGAAATACTTCTTCTGTATATGAACGGTTTAGTGGATGGAGAGGTCTTAACAACCTTATTGACGGAAATGCAATATCGTAATGATCTATATACAAGTGAACCTATTGAAAACATTGACCGCGCATTGATGGATTATTTTCCGTATCATTCGCTGGAAATCGTAAAGGATGAAGATCAACTCGCAAAAGTGATTTTAAGTGGGTTAGCTGTATTCATTATGAAAGATGGTTTCACATTCGCGCTTGATGTACGATCATACCCCGGTAGAAATCCTGAAGAGCCTGATACTGAAAAAGTTATACGAGGTTCAAGGGATGGTTTTACGGAAAATATCTTGACGAACACTGCATTAATTCGAAGGCGTTTACGCACAACGGAACTACGATTTGAAATGCACGAGACATCAGTAAAAGGTAAAACGGACATAGCCATTGCCTTTATGAAAGGTGCTGCTAATGAAGAGCATTTGAATTTTGTGCGAGAGCGACTGGATGCATTGAAAACAGATGGCTTGACGATGACCGATAAATCACTCGAGGAATTTCTGTTTAAACAAGGATTTCATCCGATGCCGTTTGTTCGGTATACGGAACGCGCCGATATTTGTGCCGCGCATTTACTCGAGGGCCATATTGCGATCATCGTCGATACATCTCCTTCCGTCATTTTAGTGCCTGTTACGCTTGTGCATCACCTACAACATGCAGAAGAATATAGACAAGCACCTTTGATTGGGACTTTCATCCGGATGGTACGCTTCATAGGGACTTTTTTTAGTTTAGTGATGTTGCCGTTTTGGTATTTGATGTCAGTCGAAAAACAATTCGTTCCGGAAGCAATTAAGTATATTGGTCCGAATGATTGGGGAGAAGTTCCGTTATTTGTCCAATTGTTAATAGCTGACGTCGGTATAGAAGTGTTGCGAATGGCTGCAATCCATACTCCTACACCACTGTCGACCGCGATGGGACTCGTTGCTGCTATTGTCATTGGGCAAGTGGCGATTGACGTAGGCTTGTTCTCTTCAGAAGTTGTACTGTATGTGGCGGTTAGTGCCATTTTAACATTTGCCATTCCGTCATTTGAATTAAGTATTACGACAAAAGTGTTCAGGGTTTTCTTATTAGTTGCCACTGCGTTACTAGGGGCCCCAGGCTTTTTCATAGCACTTGCTTTAATTTACTATTATTTGTGTTCGTTAAAGCCGATGAATGTGCCATATTTGTGGCCGTTCACACCATTCTTCCCGAAAGCTTTGTTGCGTGTATTGATTCGTTTCCCTATGACAATCGACGATCCACGGCCGTTTATCACCGAATCGCCGAACCGTGATAGGATGTCATAG
- a CDS encoding Fur family transcriptional regulator, with product MESRIERIKKQLHGASYKLTPQREATVAVLLENEEDHLSAEDVFLLVKEKAPDIGLATVYRTLELLTELKVVDKINFGDGVARYDLREEGAARFHHHLICLECGTVDEIQEDLLGEVEKVVEGRYGFTVKDHWLTFHGICKRCKAKDEEKEQEDNGIA from the coding sequence ATGGAAAGCCGAATAGAACGAATTAAGAAGCAATTGCACGGGGCCAGCTACAAGTTGACGCCTCAGCGTGAAGCGACTGTAGCAGTTCTTCTGGAAAATGAAGAAGACCATTTAAGTGCAGAAGATGTATTTTTGCTAGTAAAAGAAAAGGCTCCAGATATCGGTCTGGCGACTGTATATCGTACATTAGAATTATTAACTGAACTAAAAGTTGTCGATAAAATTAATTTTGGCGATGGGGTAGCGCGTTATGATTTACGAGAAGAAGGCGCTGCGCGGTTCCACCATCATTTAATTTGTCTAGAATGTGGAACGGTTGATGAAATTCAGGAAGACTTACTCGGTGAAGTAGAAAAAGTCGTAGAAGGTCGGTATGGTTTTACAGTCAAAGATCATTGGCTGACGTTCCATGGAATTTGTAAACGTTGTAAAGCGAAAGACGAAGAGAAAGAACAGGAAGACAATGGGATAGCCTAA
- a CDS encoding STAS domain-containing protein: MATITQLENGIVLITLAGELDNHEANQIREEVSTAIFTGKTRAIIWDLYQLGFMDSAGIGLILGRMRDLVPVNGETLILNPSPTMQKLFQFAGLGDVVRICTVEEAIDEIGGVVHEK, translated from the coding sequence ATGGCAACTATTACACAACTGGAAAATGGCATTGTCTTAATCACGCTAGCAGGGGAACTCGATAACCACGAAGCCAATCAAATTAGAGAAGAAGTATCTACTGCTATATTCACGGGAAAGACGCGTGCAATCATCTGGGACCTCTACCAACTAGGCTTCATGGACAGCGCAGGAATCGGACTTATTCTTGGAAGAATGCGTGATCTAGTACCCGTAAACGGAGAAACACTCATATTGAATCCATCTCCGACAATGCAGAAATTATTCCAATTTGCAGGTCTTGGTGATGTCGTCAGAATATGTACAGTCGAAGAAGCAATCGACGAAATCGGAGGGGTTGTACATGAAAAATGA
- a CDS encoding DUF309 domain-containing protein translates to MHPYYHPLFLQFIVYFNDNQDYFECHEVLEEYWKEQENFSKDHPLTGYILMATGLYHWRRGNTAGASRTLNKAITRFREMPVQFDDYLEEVSIDEIIMQLEHCLTRIELGEDFYTFQLPISSELEVEAEKSKPLIVLLPKNSASVIHKHMQRDRSDILLQREEKKKGSR, encoded by the coding sequence ATGCACCCTTACTACCATCCACTTTTTCTACAGTTTATTGTTTATTTCAATGACAATCAAGACTATTTCGAATGCCACGAAGTACTGGAGGAATATTGGAAAGAACAAGAGAACTTTTCAAAAGACCATCCGCTAACAGGCTATATTCTTATGGCTACTGGATTATATCATTGGCGCAGGGGTAATACAGCAGGTGCTTCACGTACTTTAAATAAGGCCATCACACGCTTCCGTGAGATGCCTGTACAATTTGATGACTATCTTGAAGAGGTGTCTATTGATGAAATCATCATGCAGCTAGAGCATTGTCTTACACGCATTGAATTAGGTGAAGATTTCTATACATTTCAGCTTCCAATCTCTTCAGAGTTAGAAGTTGAAGCAGAGAAATCTAAGCCTCTGATTGTATTACTACCTAAAAACAGCGCGTCTGTTATTCATAAGCATATGCAACGAGACAGGTCAGATATTCTTTTACAACGTGAAGAAAAGAAGAAGGGCAGCCGTTAA
- the lysA gene encoding diaminopimelate decarboxylase codes for MHLYGTQAVNGNGHLTIGGVDVSELAKQYGTPVMVYDTELFKERAQAFKETFEKKDIKAQVAYASKAFSSIAMYQLAEQQGLSLDVVSGGELYTAVAAGFPRERIHFHGNNKSREEIVYAFEENIGCIVVDNFLEIDIIKEIADERKQSMNVLIRVTPGIEAHTHDYITTGQEDSKFGFDLKNGQTNQAFLALHDHGYIHFLGMHCHIGSQIFETDAFKYAAEVLMERMVEWRKNYQFICPVLNLGGGFGIRYTEEDTPLEPAVYVEEMADVVKKMAEEYEYPIPEIWIEPGRSLVGDAGTTIYSAGSTKVVPGVRTYVAVDGGMSDNIRPALYDAHYSSALANRMNEPHDQQWTVAGKCCESGDKLIEKANLPKVKNGDLLAVFCTGAYTYSMASNYNRLPRPAVVFAEKGQYQLVVRRETYEDIIKLDLPLQSDREESF; via the coding sequence ATGCATCTTTATGGAACACAGGCAGTGAATGGAAACGGTCATCTGACAATCGGTGGAGTGGACGTTTCAGAATTGGCTAAACAATACGGAACACCAGTCATGGTCTATGATACAGAGCTATTCAAAGAGCGTGCGCAGGCATTTAAAGAAACGTTTGAAAAAAAAGATATTAAAGCACAAGTTGCTTATGCGAGTAAAGCCTTTTCTTCAATCGCAATGTATCAGTTGGCAGAACAACAAGGGTTGTCTCTAGATGTGGTTTCAGGTGGGGAATTATATACGGCTGTAGCAGCAGGATTCCCGCGCGAGCGTATTCATTTCCATGGCAATAATAAAAGCAGAGAAGAAATAGTATACGCATTTGAAGAAAACATCGGATGCATCGTGGTCGACAATTTCTTGGAGATCGATATCATCAAAGAAATTGCGGATGAGCGAAAGCAATCGATGAATGTCTTAATCCGAGTAACACCGGGTATTGAAGCACATACACATGATTATATTACGACAGGCCAAGAAGATTCAAAATTTGGTTTTGATTTAAAAAATGGCCAAACGAATCAAGCGTTTCTTGCTTTGCATGATCATGGATATATTCATTTCCTCGGCATGCATTGTCATATAGGCTCACAGATTTTTGAAACCGATGCATTCAAATACGCAGCAGAAGTGCTGATGGAAAGAATGGTTGAATGGCGAAAGAATTATCAATTTATCTGCCCTGTCTTAAATTTAGGCGGAGGATTTGGTATACGCTATACGGAAGAAGATACGCCACTTGAGCCAGCTGTCTATGTAGAGGAAATGGCAGATGTAGTGAAAAAGATGGCAGAGGAATATGAGTATCCGATTCCTGAAATTTGGATTGAACCCGGCCGCTCGCTCGTAGGAGATGCAGGAACGACTATTTATTCTGCTGGCAGTACGAAAGTTGTGCCGGGTGTCCGTACATACGTAGCAGTAGATGGCGGTATGTCAGATAATATTCGCCCGGCTTTATATGACGCCCACTATTCTAGTGCACTTGCTAACCGGATGAACGAACCACATGACCAGCAATGGACAGTCGCAGGGAAGTGCTGTGAGTCAGGCGATAAATTAATTGAAAAAGCCAATTTGCCCAAAGTGAAAAACGGTGATTTACTAGCCGTCTTTTGTACAGGAGCTTACACGTACTCCATGGCTAGCAATTATAACCGACTGCCTCGACCTGCCGTTGTGTTTGCGGAAAAAGGGCAATATCAGTTGGTAGTAAGACGCGAAACTTACGAAGACATCATTAAATTGGACCTTCCGTTGCAATCAGATCGGGAGGAGAGTTTCTGA